One Brassica oleracea var. oleracea cultivar TO1000 chromosome C7, BOL, whole genome shotgun sequence genomic window carries:
- the LOC106303630 gene encoding transcription initiation factor TFIID subunit 14b, translating into MTSSSSSKKQAQDPPETSEPTLKSLRTKMTKSDEKKKLKDIEISVPLVYGNIASWLGKKASEYQSHKWSVYVRGATNEDISVVIKKVVFQLHSSFNNPTRVIEEPPFEVSESGWGEFEIAITLHFHSDVCDKPLSLYHHLKLYPEDESGPLTMKKPVVVEHYDEIVFPDPSESFLSRVQNHPALTFPRLPSGYNLPAPMQVDDNGKKKRGDTKDHSLGQWFTSFSEADELLQLAAARQQVQAHIAKLRRQISLLEGQNQTIKTGSDP; encoded by the exons ATGACGAGTAGCTCGTCATCTAAGAAACAAGCTCAAGATCCGCCTGAAACCTCCGAGCCCACTTTGAAATCCCTCAGAACCAAGATGACCAAATCCGACGAAAAG AAGAAGCTTAAAGACATTGAGATAAGCGTTCCACTTGTGTATGGCAACATTGCTTCCTGGCTTGGCAAGAAGGCTAGCGA ATACCAATCTCACAAATGGTCTGTATATGTTCGTGGGGCAACTAACGAAGACATCAGTGTTGTAATAAAGAAAGTTGTCTTCCAGCTTCACTCTAGTTTCAACAACCCCACAAGAGTCATCGAGGAGCCTCCATTCGAGGTTTCCGAATCTGGCTGGGGAGAATTCGAGATTGCTATTACATTGCATTTCCACAGCGACGTCTGTGACAAGCCATTGAGTTT ATATCATCACTTAAAGTTATACCCAGAAGATGAATCAGGTCCTTTGACTATGAAGAAGCCTGTGGTTGTGGAACACTACGACGAGATTGTGTTTCCTGATCCTTCTGAAAGTTTTCTTTCCAGGGTTCAGAATCACCCCGCTTTGACGTTTCCTAGACTACCCTCTGGTTACAACTTGCCTGCTCCTA TGCAAGTTGATGATAACGGGAAAAAGAAGAGAGGTGATACTAAAGATCATAGCTTGGGACAATGGTTCACGAGCTTCTCTGAAGCTGATGAGTTGTTACAGCTTGCGGCTGCTCGTCAACAG GTTCAAGCTCATATTGCTAAACTCAGGCGACAAATAAGTTTGCTCGAGGGACAGAATCAGACCATCAAAACAGGTTCTGATCCGTGA